The Acidobacteriota bacterium genome segment GCAGCAACTCGTGCCGCTCACGGCGGTATTGAGTGACCAGGCGATATTGTTCACACAAGAATTGTTCCACCGCCCGCGCAGTATGCAGTCGAGAGACTTTGCTTTCGGCATACTCTGAATTGCGATGTGAGGAATTTTGTCGATTCCGGTGATGCGATGATGGAGCATTGGCTTCACGAATCGCAGCTTGAGACATAGGTAGTTCCTTTCAAAAAAAGATAAAATTTCGCTCGTGCCACACCATTCACAGTGTGACGGTTGATTTCCCCCTGGTACCCGGTTGAAGGGTGCCTCCGACGTAACATCCAACCCCTGGGCGACAGGAAAACTTCCCTGGCCTCTCAACACGTGGAGACAATGGGCTTTTGGTGCAGCAACCAAAGCGGAGCGTAGTCTGATACTAACGAGTTTGTTGGCAAGCCTGAATCAGTTTTGCCGAAACTTTTGCGTTTTCAGTTGTCGTGGATTTTTTGAGAGATTTATGAAAGAAGGACTATAGCAGAAAAATTTGAACCGAAGTCAACTTTTTTTTTCGGAGCCTGGCCAGTCAGTCCACAAAATTTTCAAATTTATCGCGCGGAGGGGCGACAATCGCTCCACCCGCTTCGCGAGTTCAATCACTCAATTTCCAAATAGCCTTTCAGTTCCCAGAAAAAAAAACACTTTACGACAAGCAACCTTCGGTGGACAATGCGGAGTTCGCACCCCAAAGGACATCCATAATAATCCAAAAGAGGCGTTCAATGTTTGATTTCATCATTGTTGGAGGCGGGTCCGCTGGTTGTGTGCTGGCCCACCGTCTGACTGAAGATTCTACCCTGCGTGTGTTACTTATTGAAGCAGGTGGCCCAGATAAACAACGCGAAATTCATATTCCAGCAGCGTTTTCAAAAATCTTTCACAGCCCGGCTGACTGGGCGTACTTGACCGACCCACAGCCTGAATTAAATAACCGTCAGTTATACTGGCCGCGTGGCAAAGTTCTCGGCGGCTCTAGTGCCATCAACGCCATGATTTATAGCCGGGCCAACCGGGTTGACCACGATCACTGGCAGGAGCTTGGGTTAAACGGCTGGGGCTATACCACCATGCTCTCCTGGTATAAAAAATCGGAAAACCAGGAACGTGGCGCCTCTGAATTCCACGGCGTCGGTGGCCCGCTCAACGTCGCCGACCTGCGAACCGTCAATCCGTTAACCAAAGCCTTTGTCGAAGCCGGTGTTGAAGTCGGAATGACCAGAAGTTCTGATTTCAACGGCGCCAGTCAGGAAGGAGTTGGCGTTTTTCAAGTCACTCAAAAAAATGGCAAACGCTGTAGCGCGGCCACTGGCTATCTGACACCGATTTTGAAACGTCCCAATCTGACGGTGTGGACCAATTGTCTGGTAAAACGCATTCTCTTTGAAGGAACCCAGGCCGTCGGTGTCGAATACCTGCGTCAGGGCAAAACCGAGCAGGTTCGTGTCAACCGGGAAATCCTGCTGTGCGGCGGGTCAATCAATTCACCGCAAACGCTCATGATTTCAGGGGTTGGACCAGCCAGTCATTTGCGGGAATTTAATATTCCAGTCGTGCTTGACCTGCCGGGTGTCGGCCAGAATTTACAGGATCACCTGTTGCTGGCCGTCACCTATGAATGCAAAAAGCCGGTTTCGCTCGCCGGCGCCGAATCAATCGGCAATGTCTTGCAATATTTACTGTTCCACAAGGGGATGCTCACTTCGAACATCGGCGAAGGTGGAGGCTTTTTCAAAACCCGGTCTAACCTGCGTGGACCGGATTTCGAATATATGTTTGGGCCAACCTTTTATATGAACCATGGGTTTTCCAATCCAAAGGGTCATGGATTTTCCTTCGCGATTGTTCACCAGCGCCCTTTGAGCCAGGGGAAATTGTACCTTCGTTCGGCTAGCCCGGAAGCACCACCC includes the following:
- a CDS encoding choline dehydrogenase translates to MFDFIIVGGGSAGCVLAHRLTEDSTLRVLLIEAGGPDKQREIHIPAAFSKIFHSPADWAYLTDPQPELNNRQLYWPRGKVLGGSSAINAMIYSRANRVDHDHWQELGLNGWGYTTMLSWYKKSENQERGASEFHGVGGPLNVADLRTVNPLTKAFVEAGVEVGMTRSSDFNGASQEGVGVFQVTQKNGKRCSAATGYLTPILKRPNLTVWTNCLVKRILFEGTQAVGVEYLRQGKTEQVRVNREILLCGGSINSPQTLMISGVGPASHLREFNIPVVLDLPGVGQNLQDHLLLAVTYECKKPVSLAGAESIGNVLQYLLFHKGMLTSNIGEGGGFFKTRSNLRGPDFEYMFGPTFYMNHGFSNPKGHGFSFAIVHQRPLSQGKLYLRSASPEAPPSIQPYYLSDPADQQFFIEAVKIARHLAQAKAFDPFRGKEVWPGPDRTRDAAVLEFARSALETCYHPIGTCKAGTDSMAVVDPTFRVRGIENLRVIDASVIPTIFSGHPNAVVIALAEMAASSLRSAN